DNA from Brassica napus cultivar Da-Ae chromosome C4, Da-Ae, whole genome shotgun sequence:
tcctagaatagatttttgaaaataaaatacagATTCTAAAACTGTATTTGATgtcaataaaaatttagatcGTTCGGATAAAAAATCacttgaaaacattttttgacatttttactctaatTAACGTTGCATATTGGTATCTTATATCTCTCACATGCAAATAAGACAATAAATCGAAtcaatttcaaaaacaaaaaagtctATATGCATAGCCATTGTAATAATATCTGAGACATTTAAGGGTGGTCTTCTCTTACAGACTCTGCATTAATTTGGGATCAATTACCATAATGAAAAAATAACACCTCATATGTccgaatatttttgttttctcctaGGAATATGCTaaagcctaaaacgagtttttGACCGTTAGTCTCAAAAACTCAACCATACAGTAAAAACAAAttccaaaacaaactttttaactgaaaaaaaaaatgaaaaacggAACGGTGGATGAGAAGTAGATGCGAAAAACAAGAAGTCAAAGAGAAATAAACGGTGTCGTTGTCGCAAGAATATACcacataaaagaaaagaatatgTCAAAGCAAAAACAGAAAGTGATCATGTATATATAGCCTTGTGCTACGCTGCCTCTATTTCATCACTCACAAccattcttcatctttctctctGTGTCTCTACAGTTTCTtgagaaacaacaacaaaaagactCTTGTCTTTCTCCAAGACAATCCTACAAGTGTTTGTCTGCGAGAAAATAAGCAAAAGAATAATACTACTCTTCATGTAAGTTTCTTCTTCACTAGTTTTGTGTCTTGTGaatctatttttctattattgTTCATATGAGTAATGAGGATCAAGCAGGCCTTcggttatttgttttttttttgtgtgtgtattATAACAAACGTTAAGCGAATTTACATGGATAATTCTAACATTTTATAAAGATCCACATTAAACATTTTACTTGCAACATATTGAATCTTTTATAATTCACATTAGTCTTGTGCTTTCATGTTCAAATCAAtcttattgttttctttttcttcctacCTGTCGTCTCAATCTCTGTGTTTGTCTTGTAATGTTTTGTTACGTtgatgaaaatacaaaaaaaatgtactAAAGAAACGTGTGTGAATCAGCAATCCTGAAATGTGTTTTCGTACTGTATAACGCAGAGGAAAATACAAAGAGAGCAATGGCAGGAGATCAACTCAACGTGCTAAACGCACTCGACGTAGCCAAAACGCAATGGTACCATTTCACCGCGATTGTCGTCGCCGGAATGGGATTCTTCACCGACGCTTACGACCTTTTCTGCATCTCCCTCGTCACTAAGCTTCTTGGGCGCATTTACTACCACGTGGACGGCTCAGTGAAGCCGGGAAACCTACCTCCAAACGTCTCAGCCGTGGTTAACGGCGTTGCGTTTGTTGGCACACTCACGGGCCAGCTCTTCTTCGGCTGGCTAGGTGACAAACTCGGGAGGAAAAAAGTCTACGGCATGACTCTCATGGTCATGGTCATCTGCTCAATAGCTTCAGGTCTCTCCTTTGGTAACAAACCTAAAACCGTGATGACCACGCTATGCTTCTTCCGGTTCTGGCTAGGGTTTGGTATAGGCGGTGACTATCCTTTATCCGCCACGATCATGTCTGAATACGCTAATAAAAAGACACGTGGCGCGTTTATAGCCGCGGTTTTCGCCATGCAAGGGTTTGGTATTTTGACAGGTGGGATCTTTGCGATTATCATAGCTGCGGTTTTCGAGGCTAGGTTTCCTGCTCCGGCCTACCAAGTCGATGCCTTGATGTCCACGGTACCTCAGGCTGATTACGTGTGGAGAATAATACTGATGGTTGGTGCTTTGCCTGCTGCCATGACGTATTACTCAAGGTCGAAGATGCCCGAGACGGCGCGGTACACGGCTCTAGTGGCCAAGGATGCGAAGCTAGCGGCTTCGAACATGTCTAAGGTTTTGCAAGTGGAGATAGAAGCAGAGCATCAACGAGTTGAAGAGATCTCTAGAGATCAGTCTAGACAATTTGGCTTGTTCTCCAAGGAATTCATGAAACGTCATGGTCTTCACTTGCTTGGAACCACGAGCACATGGTTCTTGCTCGACATCGCCTTCTATAGTCAGAATCTTTTCCAGAAAGATATTTTCAGCGCCATTGGGTGGATTCCTCCGGCTCAGACCATGAACGCAATTCAAGAAGTTTTCAAAATCGCGCGTGCACAAACCCTAATCGCCTTGTGTAGCACGGTACCTGGTTACTGGTTCACAGTTGCGTTCATTGACATCATTGGTAGGTTTGCTATACAAATGATGGGTTTCTTCTTCATGACCGTGTTTATGTTCGCTCTCGCCATTCCTTATGATCATTGGACGCACAAGGATAACAGAATAGGGTTCGTGGCTATGTACTCGTTAACATTCTTCTTTGCAAACTTTGGACCTAATGCCACAACCTTTGTGGTGCCTGCTGAGATCTTCCCGGCTAGGTTTAGATCAACATGCCATGGAATCTCAGCGGCTTCTGGAAAGTTAGGAGCAATGGTCGGTGCGTTTGGGTTCTTGTACTTGGCACAAAGTCCTGACAAGAACAAGACAGAACATGGATATCCTCCCGGGATTGGTGTGAAGAACTCGCTCATTGTTTTGGGTGTGGTTAATTTATTGGGGATGGTGTTTACATTGTTGGTTCCTGAATCTAAAGGCAAGTCTCTTGAGGAAATGTCTGGTGAGAATGAGAACAATGATGAAAGCAACAGTGGCAGCAACAGCAACAACCAAAACACCACGGTCTCAGCTGCATAGAGATTCTAAAAACACTTGTGCTATTTATTACTTGTATCTTTTGTTCACTCTATTTCTCTCTAGAGATTTTTTCTCACTAGCAGCTTAAGTTGTTGTTCTTTATGTCCACTTATTTATTGATCGTTAAATGATGATATAGGATCTGATTCTTTTAcgtatctgttttttttttttttttggagttttaAGAACAGTTTTGTTTTTGGTGTTCATTCTTTGTAACAAATGAAAATGGAGACAATGCTAAGCTTTTATGATGAAACTGTGTTTTTGGTTGTTCATTGAACTAAGAAGAAATGTTAGTCAGGAATGAATTGATAGAAAGCTAGCCATAgtcagtgacaaaaaaaaaaaaaaaaaaaaaaaagctagccAGAAGTAGCTACTGGTCAATTGTTAAAAAGCAGTTCTATCACTGTATAAATGTGCAAAACCAAAACTGAAACCAAAGCAGTTCCGTCTCTGTTCAATCGGCAACCACATGAGATTCATGCATGGTGCTAAGTGCATCAACTCTAGGAAAGATGTTTAGCTTTTTTAAGACATGAATGAAAGCAAGAGTAGAAACGAGAGCTTTGTTTAAAAGTACAATACATGGATGAATACTAGACGCAATACAAATTCACTAAATGTGAATATTATgaacaataaaaattaatattctgAACCCGGATTTCGTAAAAGAATAAACTTTATGTGTGTAAATCAAATCGGACAAAGAGCCAGCTTCTTGCTCAGAGACCAGCTGaaaccaaaccatgcaatgtaACAATTCCAATCAAAGTGTTGTCTTCATTGACCACCGGTAGAAACTGTACAGGCGATGGCGGTGACTCCATTTTCTTCATAGCTTCAACCGCCATTGTTTCAGGTCCAATTGTCCTCGGCTTCCTGTTTTATCAAAACAATAGGTTCAACATACACACACGAATCTTCATACGAGCTAAAGCAGAGTATAGGATCTAAAACAGAGCATATACTAATCTTCGTAAGATCTAAAGCAGAGCATCCACCAATTATCTCTCACCTGTTGCACATTTCTCCAACAGTGAGTTTGAAGATAGCTTCACCACTTGCTTTAAGAGTCCGGCGAAGATCTCCATCAGTGAACGTACCGATCAAGCGATGACCCTCATCAACCACAAGCAAACAACCACATCCTTTGCTGGTCAGCTCAACCAACTGATCCATGATCAAGTCTCCTTCTTTACAAACCGGAAgctcatctttcttcttcataacATCTTTAACCTGCAAGAGAAGGCCCAATAAATAGATTCAACTCCCAACCCTAAACCTTATAAAGTAAGCAACTTTGAGATCAGACCTTGAAGATCAAACTCTTGCCGATCCTACCGGCGGGATGATTAGCACCATACTCCTCCTTGGTCAGATTCCTAGCCGCCATGAGAGCAACCGCGATGGTATCCCCAAACACCATCTGAATCGCCGTGGACGTCACCGGAGCGAGGTTAAACGGACACAGCTCCCTCTCCAGCGGCAAATGCACATTCATATCGCAGACTCCGGCCAGGGGGTTCCCGGGGACGGAGGTGAGAGACACCAAGAAGGCGCCTCTGGCCTTCGCGCAGGGGACGAGGCGGAGGAGCTCCTCGGTGGCGCCGGATTTGCTGAAGAGGACGAGGATGTCGCGGGGGGAGAGGGCGCCGATGTCGCCGTGGAGGGCGTCGAGGGGGGAGAGGAAGGAGGAGCGGAAGGAGAGGGAGACGAGGGTCTGGGAGACCTTGTTGGCGACGAAGGCGGATTTGCCGACGCCGGTGAAGAAGACGGTGCCGGAGGCGGAGAGGAGGAGGCGGGAGAAGGAGAGGGTTTGGGATAGGTCGAGGTGTTTGAAGAAGTGGTTGAGGAGGTCTTGCTGGGATTTGAAGAGGCTTACGAGGTTGTCTTTGGAGATGTCTTGGTGGTTTGCGGAGGAGAAGTCGAGGTGTGTCGGTGGTAGAGATCCCATTGTTGATCtctgtgtgtgagagagagagagagagaggtttctttcttctttgttcgATTTGCTGAGATCTAAAAAAAGACTGTGTGCATTAATGGAGGAAGAAGGAGGGGCAGATCAGTAAATTCGTGCTTTGTTGTGTTTCTGCGGTGATTGATTGAGCCTAATCCGTGTGCGTTAATGTAGGCGGAGGGGCAAATCAGTACTTTGGTTGATAAgcatatccatttttttttattacttttgtttttgtttataaaaaccCCATGCAATTTTAAGAAgatttacaaattattttgtgttataaatcaattgatggatgtccataaccggctcatacatttagagagagaaacagtccaaccctagagagagagaggcggccgtgACCttaggagaaagagagagaggcggcttatGCTTTGGAGAAAATGAAACtctatttccttttccttgtaattgttatctttccattattatgtattagtagtttttctAATCCTacttggtttaggttttggatactttccttttacttattttgtaatcccctatataaatggaacacttattcattaatgaaaCACATAAACATTCAGTCTTCAATCTtctaattacaacacgttatcagcacgattgttCTCTGCAATCTAAGCTAAAATCGCCAATCCCTTAAAACCTAACCTAGCCGGCGACTTTAACCTAATCCTGACGAACCCTAATTCGTCCTAGCTCGCGTTCCAGCTCGTCAGCAACCGATCAGCTCCATCCctaaggtgttcctgatcctagacgacctCAGCTTCCGTTCGCATCACAGCCAACTCGTGTTCCCGATCAACCAGCTCATAATCCCGATCAGCCGCTTGCAAACCCGATAGGAAGCAGACGCGTCCCGTCCCGTTCAGCTTGCATCCGACGacagccagctcgcgtccgtccGTGTGTAGCTCGAGGTTCTTCCGttctctttggtggtccggttttcAACCCTACAAACAAAGGTATACCGATTAATCTAAGAACATaatgatcaaaccctaaaaccctaatccattattatggaaaTCCAATGTTCttgataaaccctaaaaattgGTATAACCTAAAACTGATCATCTTATAATCACTAGATTGAAATCGATTCCATTAGAAAatgttgattgattgttctgaTCTGAATtatgaaaaccctaaatcttggAATCGAATACCCTAAAATCCTAAAGCTTGAAACCGATTttaaattgttcttgcttgattgaatgattgataatctgagttttaagattaatagattgattgaatctcgaaactaaaatcttaaggccttgaaacccttaaccTCATGTTGATAAAATCGACCACTTAAAtgtttaaaaccctaaatctcgttttaaattcctaaaggccttgaaaccttaaatctcatattgcttaaaatttgaatgattgatttgaggtttaggattgattACATATTgcatgagagttaggttgctagattatttgattctgaaactctaaatcctagcCGCATATTACCAGCCTTGAAATTGGTAAAACCCTAATTGATATGCAACTGAATGATAAGATTGAATGCATCTAAATTGATTATCCTTGTTTGCATTATATTATGTTGTGGCCGTGTGATTTTGCTATGAACCGTACCGACGGCCGTGTGGCCTAACCATTCCGATGCATTGTTCATACtcgcggccttgtgcccttgatagatcacattgtttgcatcatgtgattgaaagccgtgtggcttaatgCATCATagcttggccgtgtggcctagatAGACACCATATCTGAATGGTCATGTGACCTTGCTTGCATATCTCATGAACCGATCTCTAGGATCGTTGTATCACATTACATGGCTGTGTGGCCTAAGCATCACATATATACCTAGCATTCTCGACTTGTTTTGCATCATGATCGAGTAGTAAAGTGTTTTGGTCgagagacttatgaaatcatatgcactgattattttgaattggttgcatcctaaatcatgaattgattgataatatgGTTTCAGATGCCGAGATTTGAGCCTTTGGATTATGCCATTCTAAATCCCTCTGGAGAAAAATTATCTAGAATGGGCAATGAACACTTCAATTGTCCTGAAATCAAGAGGACTCGGAAGGAGTATCATTCAGGATAATTATGCAACTGAAAGTGAAAAGTATAGGgccataacaattatgcgccatcatctcactgaggatctAAGAAATCAGTACCTAAATATTGAGAATCTTCGTGACCTTTGGACAAAATTAAAATCCAGATACACaatggtgttattaccaaaggtcagGCATGAATGGATGAGTCTCAGATTCCAGGACTTTGAGTCTGTGGATGAATATCATTTTGCTTTGTCCAAAATCGTTTACAGACTGAGACTATGTGGTGAAGTGGTAACAGAGGAGGATTTACTGGAAAAGACCTTCCTCACAGCCGATCCAAGAGATCTATTGTTACAAcatatctatataaaaaaaggtttcaccacctataATGATATGCTCTCATGCCTAACTGAGCAGAGTAATCAGTTGCTAAAAAAGAAATAGTGAGATGAGATATCCTGAAGCAAATAAGACTGATATGGATCAGGATGAATCCAAGGCAGTCGTGTCCAATGTAACTGATGGTGTGGCCGGCATGTCTATTGACTAAAGAAAGATCTCGACATGCTAATTGTGTTTTAAgtctttgatttgtgttttgcttTAAACCTAATTGTCATTCAcgattttagaatatatttgaGTTCATTACTATTATATCTTGTCTGATCTTACTTGATAATGTGAATGATTGATAAAGAAATCGCCTAAAAGGCATTATGGTACGGTATAGTAGCCTAGTAAGAatctatggctaaggcattgcctaaagggcattatatacacccaagaatgtatgacccattgagttaatatggtttccaaatagaaataatgggcaaaaggaaacaagttgcttcagatttaagaaagaaagaagacgcCTAAGACCCTTTAaagaaagtggtcaagactatacctatgtaatctactgatcaaaactatgctacagatcagtatgataagaggcaagagccgtggtgatcatactgatatatcccacgaaaattatacactttatggcaagaCCGGATTAGTCATCctagtctaaacttgatgcaaagattgatatTGAGAAGGCACAAAGAGTAATCccataagatctcacgttgtgaaacatgtacacaaagggaaactcattaggctttatTGTCCTAAGCATCACGAAAttatagtatgttcatgagggggagagaagATAAACCCATGatacatgatcaatactacaaattTGTGAACAAATTCGTGAACCATGGTCTATGACCATGATATAAACGGCTTGGCCGTGCAGTCAATTACCTATAAGGATCGGAAATCCATCCTAAAGCTTAGGGACATCATggatttacatgtatataaagtaaaaatatatcaggtcatataagtgagcatagatattcccatctcatattgaatacgggtcataaaccagacatacaccatcttaagagactttgaataaaccaccacagacatatgtgccatctaagatggaacctcagaagaggattgagaatatatgttggataagaGTATGACTTTCTCCCACGACTTCtaagagaccttgagccaaatatgggtgatcagaaagtggccaggtacacggattgtATGATCaatgaatccgactatccaacattaaaaagagaaagctataagctggtaaagagtaaagaatgataagaaacaaaatggtatcaaccatcattgtcttggcaaagatcctcggattagaattatagacgtccaaagaaagaaaagattatacataactagctaatcgagatgccagacactgacccgaaaagaaaagaaaagaatgactaagtcataaccagcttaacaccaaacgaaatctgatgtcctagaaagagacacaatcaagttgctacagagtctatacaagatagaccaaaatgttccataagataaggaaactcggaaagaaaaagagaaaagtgCATAGAATACAAATCCGAGGTCATAAGGAAACcagaccagacattgagaaaatgCTGCAcagctaaacatctaaggtaccaaaccatgttgtttgggacgccaagctactaggtaacaaaggtcctggataatgaaatctcaaatcaattagatcatg
Protein-coding regions in this window:
- the LOC106362574 gene encoding probable inorganic phosphate transporter 1-7 produces the protein MAGDQLNVLNALDVAKTQWYHFTAIVVAGMGFFTDAYDLFCISLVTKLLGRIYYHVDGSVKPGNLPPNVSAVVNGVAFVGTLTGQLFFGWLGDKLGRKKVYGMTLMVMVICSIASGLSFGNKPKTVMTTLCFFRFWLGFGIGGDYPLSATIMSEYANKKTRGAFIAAVFAMQGFGILTGGIFAIIIAAVFEARFPAPAYQVDALMSTVPQADYVWRIILMVGALPAAMTYYSRSKMPETARYTALVAKDAKLAASNMSKVLQVEIEAEHQRVEEISRDQSRQFGLFSKEFMKRHGLHLLGTTSTWFLLDIAFYSQNLFQKDIFSAIGWIPPAQTMNAIQEVFKIARAQTLIALCSTVPGYWFTVAFIDIIGRFAIQMMGFFFMTVFMFALAIPYDHWTHKDNRIGFVAMYSLTFFFANFGPNATTFVVPAEIFPARFRSTCHGISAASGKLGAMVGAFGFLYLAQSPDKNKTEHGYPPGIGVKNSLIVLGVVNLLGMVFTLLVPESKGKSLEEMSGENENNDESNSGSNSNNQNTTVSAA
- the LOC106365761 gene encoding probable arabinose 5-phosphate isomerase, translated to MGSLPPTHLDFSSANHQDISKDNLVSLFKSQQDLLNHFFKHLDLSQTLSFSRLLLSASGTVFFTGVGKSAFVANKVSQTLVSLSFRSSFLSPLDALHGDIGALSPRDILVLFSKSGATEELLRLVPCAKARGAFLVSLTSVPGNPLAGVCDMNVHLPLERELCPFNLAPVTSTAIQMVFGDTIAVALMAARNLTKEEYGANHPAGRIGKSLIFKVKDVMKKKDELPVCKEGDLIMDQLVELTSKGCGCLLVVDEGHRLIGTFTDGDLRRTLKASGEAIFKLTVGEMCNRKPRTIGPETMAVEAMKKMESPPSPVQFLPVVNEDNTLIGIVTLHGLVSAGL